A single window of Vicingaceae bacterium DNA harbors:
- a CDS encoding methyltransferase: protein MRIISGKYKGRRFDPPRNLDARPTTDFAKTGLFNYLMSRIEPEEITVLDLFSGSGNIAYEFASRGFKHITAVDVDPKAIKYIQDNILRWNIDNIHVIKDDVIRFLSMSPQQFDIIFADPPFAWEQKNELIDIIFSRNILRENGLFILEHGKNDAFNSLPQWIETRKYGHVFFSYFQHINNKK, encoded by the coding sequence ATGCGAATCATAAGCGGTAAATATAAAGGTCGTCGTTTTGACCCGCCAAGGAATCTCGATGCAAGACCTACCACCGATTTTGCCAAAACCGGACTTTTTAATTATTTGATGTCAAGAATCGAACCGGAAGAAATAACCGTTTTAGACCTTTTTTCCGGAAGTGGCAACATTGCCTATGAGTTTGCCTCCCGCGGATTTAAACATATCACGGCTGTTGATGTCGACCCTAAAGCTATTAAATACATACAAGACAACATTCTCCGCTGGAATATTGATAATATTCATGTAATAAAAGATGATGTCATTCGTTTTTTATCCATGAGTCCTCAACAGTTTGACATTATTTTTGCAGACCCTCCTTTTGCATGGGAACAAAAAAATGAATTGATTGACATAATTTTTTCCCGCAATATTCTAAGGGAAAACGGATTATTTATTCTTGAACATGGCAAAAATGATGCATTTAACTCCCTTCCTCAATGGATTGAAACAAGAAAATACGGGCATGTTTTTTTTAGTTATTTCCAACATATAAACAATAAAAAATGA
- the mrp gene encoding iron-sulfur cluster carrier protein, producing the protein MDKKDIERALSYVIEPDLKKDIISAGLVENIRIDDEGVVRFTVRIHNPAMHNRNRMIDACKVQLRRFLGENIRAEIDVIPLEAQKHRDPALRTIMPGVKNIIAVASGKGGVGKSTVSVNLAVGLAKAGYKTGLLDADIYGPSAPIMMGLTGAKPGIVKQEDRTYIGPVESYGVKVLSIGFFAETSQAIVWRGPMAVKALMQMFSDAYWGELDYVIVDLPPGTGDIHLSLVQNIPLTASIVVTTPQPVALADAEKAINMFLLPQINVNVLGIVENMAYFIPPDMPGKKYFIFGEGGAKQLANKYNLPILASIPLVEPVRKGGDEGRPVVLNDDATMPEAKAFNELIEKILNFTVINSFK; encoded by the coding sequence ATGGATAAAAAAGATATTGAAAGAGCATTGTCTTATGTGATAGAGCCCGATTTAAAAAAAGACATCATTTCGGCAGGTTTGGTTGAGAATATCAGAATCGATGATGAAGGAGTCGTAAGATTTACCGTAAGAATACATAACCCTGCCATGCATAACCGCAACAGAATGATAGATGCATGCAAGGTTCAGCTAAGAAGGTTTTTGGGCGAAAACATCCGGGCTGAAATAGATGTGATCCCTCTTGAAGCTCAAAAGCATAGGGACCCTGCACTGAGAACCATTATGCCGGGAGTGAAAAACATCATTGCGGTGGCCTCCGGTAAAGGAGGAGTGGGAAAATCCACCGTATCGGTCAATCTTGCTGTCGGGCTGGCTAAAGCCGGATATAAGACAGGATTGTTGGATGCCGATATTTATGGACCTTCTGCGCCAATCATGATGGGATTAACCGGAGCAAAACCAGGGATAGTCAAACAAGAAGACAGAACATATATAGGACCGGTCGAATCCTATGGAGTGAAAGTGCTTTCTATAGGTTTTTTTGCCGAAACATCTCAGGCCATCGTCTGGAGAGGCCCAATGGCAGTGAAAGCCCTGATGCAAATGTTTTCCGATGCTTATTGGGGCGAGCTGGATTATGTGATAGTTGATTTACCTCCCGGTACAGGAGACATTCACCTTTCATTGGTGCAAAATATACCTCTTACGGCAAGCATCGTTGTTACCACGCCACAACCTGTGGCATTGGCCGATGCCGAAAAAGCTATCAACATGTTTTTGTTGCCTCAAATCAATGTAAATGTATTAGGCATAGTAGAAAATATGGCATATTTTATTCCTCCGGATATGCCCGGTAAAAAATATTTTATTTTTGGTGAGGGTGGGGCTAAACAATTGGCTAACAAATACAATTTACCTATTCTTGCATCTATACCTTTGGTTGAACCGGTTCGTAAAGGTGGAGATGAGGGGCGACCGGTGGTATTGAATGATGATGCAACGATGCCTGAGGCAAAAGCTTTTAATGAATTGATTGAAAAAATTCTTAATTTTACCGTAATTAATTCTTTTAAATAA
- a CDS encoding RND transporter, with the protein MNKKKKRNIIIIISTIVLLLVLIVVISKDRQLGLEVTTEKAQIRDIQETVTAAGNIQAKTEVKISSEVSGEIIDIPVVEGQKVQKGQLLVVIRPDIYISARDRAEAALQTARANLEQAEAAMQQAKAQLINAELNYKRNKKLFDDKLLSESEFDNIRMNYEVARAQYESAKHSVEAARFNVKSAEASLKEATENLRKTTIYAPIDGVVTYVAKKTGERVVGTNMMDGTEIMRLADLSHLEVKVQVNENDIVRVNEGDSVVIEVDAYLGEKFYGKVNKVSQAGNTSNANLGATGAAQSINFDVIVAIDSNSYKKLITPENPYPFKPGMTASVEIFTEKVRNVWSVPIQAVVMREDTGKLKTGEMREAVFTVDKGKAHLIFVKTGLQDLYHIQIVEGINDSLEIITGPYDVLVKLLREGSVVKIKNERSGK; encoded by the coding sequence ATGAACAAAAAGAAAAAAAGAAATATCATCATTATTATTTCTACCATAGTGTTGTTGCTTGTTTTGATTGTGGTCATTTCCAAGGACAGACAACTTGGTCTTGAAGTAACTACTGAAAAAGCACAAATAAGGGATATCCAGGAAACAGTGACAGCTGCTGGAAATATACAAGCCAAAACCGAAGTCAAAATAAGTTCGGAAGTGTCAGGTGAAATTATTGATATTCCGGTGGTCGAAGGTCAAAAGGTGCAGAAAGGACAGCTATTGGTGGTCATACGTCCCGATATTTACATTTCTGCAAGAGACCGTGCAGAAGCGGCATTGCAAACAGCCAGAGCTAATCTTGAACAGGCAGAAGCAGCCATGCAACAAGCAAAAGCCCAATTGATCAATGCAGAGTTGAACTACAAGAGAAATAAAAAGTTATTTGATGATAAATTATTGTCTGAAAGCGAATTTGACAATATCCGAATGAATTATGAAGTTGCCCGTGCGCAATATGAATCGGCAAAACATTCTGTAGAAGCAGCCCGTTTTAATGTGAAAAGCGCCGAGGCCTCCTTGAAAGAAGCTACGGAAAACCTCCGCAAAACAACCATTTATGCGCCTATAGACGGTGTGGTGACTTATGTTGCAAAAAAAACCGGAGAACGTGTGGTTGGCACCAATATGATGGATGGTACCGAAATAATGCGATTGGCAGATTTATCGCATCTGGAGGTGAAAGTTCAAGTGAATGAAAATGATATTGTCAGAGTAAATGAAGGTGATTCTGTGGTGATAGAAGTGGATGCATATTTAGGTGAAAAGTTCTACGGAAAAGTAAATAAAGTTTCACAAGCCGGCAATACGTCCAATGCTAATTTAGGTGCGACCGGTGCTGCACAATCGATAAATTTTGATGTGATTGTGGCAATAGATTCCAATTCTTACAAAAAATTGATTACTCCGGAAAATCCTTATCCCTTCAAGCCCGGGATGACTGCAAGTGTTGAAATATTTACTGAAAAGGTCCGGAATGTTTGGTCTGTACCTATACAGGCCGTGGTGATGCGGGAAGATACAGGGAAATTAAAAACAGGAGAGATGCGTGAAGCCGTCTTTACGGTTGATAAAGGAAAAGCACATTTAATATTTGTAAAAACAGGATTGCAGGATCTTTATCATATTCAGATTGTCGAAGGTATTAATGATTCATTGGAAATAATCACCGGCCCATACGATGTATTGGTGAAACTATTGAGAGAAGGATCGGTGGTTAAAATCAAAAATGAACGTTCCGGAAAATAA
- a CDS encoding succinoglycan biosynthesis transporter → MKKKFLVNILFLLLINAIIKPLWVLGIDRGVQLWVGTGSYGSYFAVLNLAIILNIFLDFGLTNYYHRKVASDPGIFPEEFTPAVLIKLVFGLIYFTSGLMIAYVSGFSQRLTLVVAVLLNQFLLSMLLFMRSNLSGLKHYFMDSIISVTDKLIMILWCGYLLLHPHYFPNFDILDFAWMQNIAICIALLISFGFLRKNHTFRILMPGWKKFFSIIKETMPFSLLVITMAIYYRIDGVMLKWLLPEGEIYAGVYAQGFRLLDAGSMIGALFAGLLLPMFSYLMANKGNVKELLKVSMDLMFFINLAVLAYFIFITDDISRWFYTHHLKETSLLLRWLIPCLFLVNITYILGTFLTSAGNLKQLNMISISGVVLNVILNLILIPEYNVLGAAMASFATQLLVMILHAIILNQLHQGLTNWKQWAYYGGLLLLSLWVVYELKQFSLEVKDFWIMTSIWILLTALFMFRKEWKVMQKYLLQKIY, encoded by the coding sequence ATGAAAAAAAAATTCTTGGTCAATATATTGTTTTTACTTCTGATCAATGCCATTATCAAACCATTATGGGTATTGGGTATAGACAGGGGGGTGCAACTATGGGTCGGAACCGGCAGCTATGGCAGTTATTTTGCCGTTCTTAATTTGGCTATAATATTAAATATATTTTTGGATTTTGGTTTAACCAACTATTACCACAGGAAAGTGGCTTCGGATCCGGGTATCTTTCCCGAAGAATTTACACCTGCTGTTTTAATAAAATTGGTTTTTGGCCTGATATATTTTACCTCAGGTTTGATGATAGCATATGTGTCGGGATTCTCACAACGCCTTACTCTTGTCGTGGCTGTATTGCTCAATCAATTTTTACTTTCTATGCTTTTGTTTATGAGAAGCAATCTAAGCGGATTGAAACATTATTTCATGGATAGCATAATTTCTGTCACCGATAAATTAATTATGATTTTGTGGTGCGGTTATCTTTTGTTACATCCTCATTATTTTCCCAATTTTGATATACTCGATTTTGCATGGATGCAAAATATCGCCATTTGTATTGCATTGTTGATATCGTTTGGTTTTTTACGAAAGAATCACACTTTCAGAATCCTAATGCCGGGTTGGAAAAAATTTTTTTCCATTATTAAGGAAACCATGCCATTTTCTTTGCTCGTCATTACCATGGCAATATATTATAGAATCGACGGAGTAATGCTGAAGTGGTTGTTGCCGGAAGGAGAAATTTATGCCGGAGTTTATGCACAGGGGTTCCGGCTCCTCGATGCAGGTAGTATGATTGGAGCATTGTTTGCCGGACTGTTATTGCCTATGTTCTCTTATTTGATGGCTAACAAAGGCAATGTGAAAGAATTGTTAAAAGTTTCAATGGATTTAATGTTCTTCATCAATTTGGCCGTATTGGCATATTTTATTTTCATTACAGATGACATAAGTCGTTGGTTTTATACACATCATCTGAAAGAAACGTCTTTATTGTTGAGGTGGTTGATTCCCTGCTTGTTTTTGGTAAATATAACATATATTTTGGGAACGTTTCTGACATCTGCCGGAAATTTAAAACAATTGAACATGATCTCGATTTCAGGTGTAGTGTTAAATGTAATACTCAATTTGATATTGATACCGGAATACAATGTGCTGGGGGCAGCCATGGCTAGTTTTGCCACTCAATTGCTGGTTATGATCTTGCACGCAATTATATTAAATCAATTACATCAAGGATTAACGAATTGGAAACAATGGGCTTATTATGGCGGCTTATTGCTTCTGAGTTTATGGGTGGTTTATGAACTAAAGCAATTTTCTCTTGAAGTTAAGGATTTTTGGATCATGACTTCAATCTGGATTCTTCTGACAGCATTGTTTATGTTCAGAAAAGAGTGGAAAGTAATGCAAAAATACCTGCTACAAAAGATTTATTGA
- a CDS encoding tRNA (adenosine(37)-N6)-threonylcarbamoyltransferase complex dimerization subunit type 1 TsaB: protein MTSSNDIFILHLETSGKICSVALSNKSSLIEETIVDGEYRHSEMLHPAIEETLRKSGVKVGNLHAVSVSAGPGSYTGLRIGSSAAKGLSYALDIPMIAIPTLRLLAFEAADRFPSTSQKTVYCPMIDARRMEVYTLWMDSNRNIIKHEHPCILHEIDWDNQPSEFIFFGDGAEKLKSLLQENDRFRWIDINLTASLQCKKAYEFYLNNAFVDIYSFTPMYLKEFRAGIPTKNKLG, encoded by the coding sequence ATGACATCATCCAATGATATTTTCATTTTACATCTTGAGACATCAGGCAAGATATGCTCAGTGGCACTCAGCAACAAATCGTCACTAATCGAAGAAACAATTGTTGACGGCGAATACAGACATTCTGAAATGTTACATCCTGCCATAGAAGAAACTTTACGCAAATCAGGGGTGAAGGTTGGTAATTTGCATGCAGTCAGTGTCAGCGCCGGTCCGGGCTCATACACAGGATTGAGAATTGGCAGTAGTGCCGCTAAGGGTTTATCTTATGCGCTTGACATTCCCATGATAGCTATACCTACACTTCGTTTGCTGGCATTTGAAGCAGCAGATCGCTTCCCGTCTACAAGCCAAAAAACTGTTTATTGCCCTATGATTGATGCCCGTAGAATGGAAGTGTATACACTTTGGATGGATTCTAATAGAAATATCATCAAACATGAACATCCTTGCATTTTACATGAAATTGATTGGGACAATCAGCCATCTGAATTTATATTTTTTGGAGATGGGGCGGAAAAACTAAAATCACTTTTGCAAGAAAATGATCGGTTTAGATGGATAGATATCAACTTGACGGCATCATTGCAATGCAAAAAAGCATATGAATTTTACTTAAACAATGCCTTTGTCGATATTTATTCTTTTACTCCAATGTATTTGAAAGAGTTCAGGGCCGGTATTCCTACCAAAAACAAACTTGGTTAA
- a CDS encoding endonuclease: MLSFAGYNFNSMKYFLRIIFLGSALIVFSCKSTKVVENLNNSEKIEEPSKKIVPVCVGFYNLENLFDTIDQENRDEEFLPGGDKNWNTEKYKIKLSNMAKVISEIGTEYSPDGVAILGVAEVENDIALNDLVNTPPLKQRGYKFIIYPSPDRRGVDVGLIYNPRYFQPEFSYSYTLKIDDDTAFKTRDQLLVKGKLLGEETYFMVAHWPSRRGGQERSEPKRMAAAALGRKIIDSILTVDPGAKIIYMGDLNDDPVDNSLKKVMKGDCPVENLDPDEMYNPMECFYKKGMGTLKYRDKWNLFDQILLTRAWIKERKGLYLYKVHIFNKPYLFNESGSFKGYPYRTFSGNNFIGGYSDHLPVYVILSKELE, encoded by the coding sequence ATGCTTAGTTTTGCGGGGTATAATTTTAATTCGATGAAATATTTTTTAAGGATTATTTTTCTGGGCTCTGCTTTAATCGTATTTTCTTGCAAATCAACCAAGGTTGTAGAAAATCTAAATAATTCGGAAAAAATTGAAGAGCCCTCTAAAAAGATTGTACCTGTTTGTGTAGGTTTTTACAATCTTGAAAATTTATTCGATACAATTGACCAAGAAAATCGTGATGAGGAGTTTTTACCGGGAGGTGACAAAAATTGGAACACGGAAAAGTATAAAATCAAGTTATCTAATATGGCCAAAGTGATAAGTGAAATTGGCACCGAATATAGTCCGGATGGCGTGGCTATACTTGGAGTGGCAGAAGTAGAAAACGATATCGCATTGAATGATTTGGTGAATACACCTCCTCTCAAGCAAAGAGGATACAAGTTTATTATTTATCCTTCTCCGGATCGAAGAGGAGTGGATGTGGGGCTGATATACAATCCACGTTATTTTCAGCCTGAATTTTCTTATTCTTACACGTTGAAAATCGACGATGATACAGCATTTAAAACACGAGATCAACTCCTTGTTAAAGGTAAATTGTTAGGGGAAGAAACATATTTTATGGTAGCTCATTGGCCTTCGAGACGAGGCGGTCAAGAGAGAAGCGAGCCAAAACGAATGGCTGCGGCAGCTCTGGGCAGAAAAATTATTGACTCAATTCTCACGGTAGACCCGGGGGCAAAAATTATTTACATGGGTGACTTGAACGATGATCCCGTGGATAATTCTTTAAAAAAGGTTATGAAAGGCGATTGTCCGGTAGAGAATCTTGACCCGGATGAAATGTACAATCCGATGGAATGTTTCTATAAAAAAGGAATGGGGACACTAAAATACAGGGATAAATGGAATTTGTTTGACCAAATTTTATTGACCCGGGCTTGGATAAAAGAACGGAAAGGATTGTATCTTTACAAAGTACATATTTTTAATAAACCTTATTTGTTTAACGAATCGGGAAGTTTTAAAGGTTATCCGTACCGGACTTTTTCAGGCAATAATTTTATCGGAGGATATAGCGATCATTTGCCGGTTTACGTAATATTAAGTAAAGAATTAGAGTAA
- a CDS encoding glycosyl transferase, whose amino-acid sequence MHEETITQKVLFCKIMSRKEKTVYCFVINDLVSDQRVDRTCRALMDLGYRPVLIGRKLKHSDDIERPYSCIRWTFPVNKGPLFYFLMNVKIFWFLCWSQNPSMVIANDVDTLPGSWFGSKLKRIKIIVDCHEWFSQVPELNQNKIKRKIWEWIERLLIPQTDAAITVNEILADIFQQKWKKTFFVIRNAPFYSNDSTLVQKDPALILYQGSVNKDRGVELMIETMQYLPEYKLCIAGDGDILEECKTLTKKLHLQNVVFLGRIAPEKLKSITPKAILGLSWEDDSCANYRYALPNKWFDYIHAHTPVLVSNLPVMAKYTLEYQVGEVVQERNPLSIARQIRDLIENRKDDYLKYMNNCKFAAAQLNYDKEKEKWSQITRYVFKNHRHFL is encoded by the coding sequence ATGCATGAAGAAACTATCACCCAAAAAGTGTTATTTTGCAAAATAATGAGCAGAAAAGAAAAAACCGTCTATTGTTTTGTTATCAATGATCTTGTTTCGGACCAGAGAGTCGACCGTACATGCAGAGCACTCATGGACTTAGGTTACAGACCGGTTTTGATAGGGCGCAAATTAAAACACTCCGATGACATTGAAAGACCTTATTCCTGCATCCGGTGGACTTTTCCGGTCAACAAAGGACCATTGTTTTATTTTTTAATGAATGTAAAGATTTTTTGGTTCTTATGTTGGTCTCAGAATCCATCCATGGTAATAGCCAATGATGTGGACACCTTGCCCGGATCATGGTTTGGTTCAAAATTAAAGCGAATAAAAATAATTGTAGATTGTCACGAATGGTTTTCACAAGTCCCCGAGCTCAATCAAAACAAAATTAAACGTAAAATCTGGGAATGGATTGAGCGATTATTGATCCCACAGACAGACGCAGCCATTACTGTTAATGAAATTTTGGCGGACATCTTTCAACAAAAGTGGAAAAAAACATTTTTCGTGATAAGAAATGCCCCCTTTTATTCTAACGACTCGACCTTAGTTCAAAAAGATCCGGCTCTTATTCTTTATCAAGGATCTGTAAACAAGGATCGCGGTGTGGAATTGATGATTGAAACCATGCAATATCTGCCCGAATATAAACTCTGCATTGCCGGAGATGGAGACATTTTAGAAGAATGCAAAACTTTGACAAAAAAATTACACCTGCAAAATGTTGTTTTCTTGGGAAGAATTGCTCCGGAAAAATTAAAATCGATTACTCCTAAAGCGATTCTTGGACTTTCCTGGGAAGATGACAGTTGTGCGAATTATCGGTATGCTTTGCCCAATAAATGGTTTGATTACATTCATGCACACACTCCGGTTCTTGTAAGCAATTTGCCTGTAATGGCCAAATATACTCTGGAATATCAGGTAGGCGAAGTGGTGCAAGAAAGAAATCCACTTTCTATTGCCCGGCAAATCAGGGATTTGATAGAAAATAGGAAGGACGATTATCTCAAATATATGAATAATTGTAAGTTTGCAGCCGCTCAATTAAATTATGACAAAGAAAAAGAAAAATGGTCCCAAATAACTCGTTATGTCTTTAAAAATCACCGTCATTTCCTTTGA
- a CDS encoding transporter has protein sequence MQMKIKTLISSLCVLISLVANAQEKWDLKKCIETAWENNIQIKIQENNEWLAQKILQQSYATHFPTLNGIATHVYNFGQTIDPYTNQFANSRVRSNNFALQSQWTLFAGRQIYFTTRQNIWNYKSSQSTTQATKNNIALQVANLFLNALIAKENVEIAKNQVNITRLQLEKTQRMYETGLVRPTDLYSIRTQLATEKTNLVNLENQYKMALLNLAQAMRIPSSTPFEPYIALPGEDWEIAEVYPSPEIIFEEASKNLPQIQSAEQALKSAEFAFKASKAAFYPRLTFSASLGTGYSGLQKEILGVNYTGVDTIGFTNSGDYVLTPSYDFITQTIPFQKQLDKNFNQSIGLTLSIPLMNAWNVRTNKHRNEVNLKNSQWQLEQTKQQLYMDIENAYRSYIFALENFKARKENIRAFEENYRLAEAQFDQGLIDAYLYNNTKNQWMKAQSDLIQAKYELLFRMKILDFYMGKNLE, from the coding sequence ATGCAAATGAAAATAAAGACGCTCATATCATCTTTGTGTGTTCTCATTTCTTTGGTGGCAAATGCCCAGGAAAAATGGGATTTGAAAAAATGTATAGAAACTGCCTGGGAAAATAATATTCAAATAAAAATACAAGAAAATAACGAATGGTTGGCACAAAAAATCTTACAACAGTCTTATGCCACACATTTCCCAACACTAAACGGGATAGCTACTCATGTATACAATTTTGGTCAAACCATCGATCCTTATACCAACCAATTTGCCAATTCAAGAGTAAGGTCAAACAATTTCGCATTGCAAAGCCAATGGACACTTTTTGCCGGGAGGCAAATCTATTTCACTACAAGGCAAAATATATGGAACTATAAATCATCGCAATCTACAACACAAGCCACTAAGAATAATATTGCATTACAGGTAGCCAATCTTTTTTTAAATGCTTTGATTGCGAAAGAAAATGTTGAGATAGCAAAAAATCAGGTAAATATAACTCGTTTACAATTGGAAAAAACTCAAAGGATGTATGAAACAGGACTGGTGCGTCCTACCGATCTTTATTCTATACGTACACAATTGGCAACCGAAAAAACCAATCTGGTCAATTTAGAGAATCAATACAAAATGGCATTGTTGAATTTGGCTCAAGCCATGCGAATACCATCGTCAACACCATTTGAGCCATATATAGCCCTTCCCGGCGAAGATTGGGAAATTGCTGAAGTGTATCCTTCGCCGGAGATCATTTTTGAAGAAGCGTCAAAGAATCTCCCTCAAATACAATCTGCCGAACAAGCTTTGAAATCGGCCGAATTTGCATTCAAAGCGTCAAAAGCTGCATTTTACCCAAGATTGACGTTTAGCGCCAGTTTGGGCACAGGTTATTCGGGCTTGCAAAAAGAAATTTTGGGTGTGAATTATACCGGAGTAGACACAATCGGATTTACCAATAGCGGAGATTACGTACTTACACCATCCTATGATTTTATCACACAGACCATTCCTTTTCAGAAGCAATTGGATAAAAATTTTAATCAATCCATTGGGCTTACACTGAGTATTCCATTGATGAATGCATGGAATGTAAGAACAAATAAGCACCGCAACGAGGTTAATTTAAAGAATTCCCAATGGCAGTTGGAGCAAACAAAACAACAATTATACATGGACATTGAAAATGCCTACCGATCTTATATTTTCGCATTGGAAAATTTCAAAGCCAGAAAAGAAAACATTCGTGCATTTGAAGAAAATTACCGTTTGGCCGAAGCACAGTTTGATCAAGGATTGATTGACGCTTATCTATACAACAATACCAAAAACCAATGGATGAAGGCACAGTCGGATTTGATACAAGCCAAATACGAATTGTTGTTTAGAATGAAAATATTGGATTTTTACATGGGGAAAAATCTTGAATAA
- the coaD gene encoding phosphopantetheine adenylyltransferase, protein MKRAVFPGSFDPITIGHYHIVKKALGIFDEIIIAIGNNSTKNYLFGKEQRLRMIQQAFENEKKVKIEFYDELTVNFCKRLQVRYIIRGLRNSGDFEFEKSIAQMNQKLQPDIETVFFLTDEQYASIQSSIVREIYKNNGDIQQFLPPNVTLP, encoded by the coding sequence ATGAAAAGAGCAGTTTTTCCCGGTTCGTTTGACCCTATCACCATTGGCCATTATCACATCGTCAAAAAAGCTCTCGGCATTTTCGACGAAATTATCATTGCAATTGGCAATAACTCTACTAAAAATTACCTGTTTGGCAAAGAGCAACGTTTGCGGATGATTCAACAGGCATTTGAAAACGAAAAAAAAGTAAAAATTGAATTTTACGATGAATTGACAGTCAATTTCTGTAAAAGGCTTCAGGTTCGTTATATCATCAGAGGATTAAGAAACAGCGGCGATTTTGAATTTGAAAAATCTATTGCCCAAATGAATCAAAAACTTCAACCGGATATTGAAACCGTCTTCTTTTTGACCGACGAACAATACGCCTCTATTCAATCATCTATTGTCCGTGAAATTTATAAAAACAACGGTGACATTCAACAATTTCTTCCACCAAATGTAACTTTACCTTAA